The DNA segment GACTTTGGATCTCTATATTTTAAAAAAGAAAAAACAATTGAGGTTCCAAATGAAAACAGGGTGCTATATGAACAGGTAAAAACACCCTATGCCAAAAGAATACGTGGAGTCATTAACATGTATTCCAGAGTAAGTAAATTTGTAAAAAAAACACTGCACAGTGGTCATTTCCCGATCATTTTGGCCGGAGACCACAGTACGGCCGGAGGAACAATTGCAGGAATAAAGGCCGAATTTCCTGATCACCGATTAGGAGTAGTGTGGATTGATGCCCATGCCGATTTACACTCACCATATACTACCCCAAGTGGCAATTTGCACGGAATGCCATTAGCTGCCAGTTTGGGTGAAGACAACATTGAAAACAAAATGAACAACCTGGATGAAACCACCAAGGAGTTATGGGATGAACTAAAAAACATTGGTGAAATTTGTCCTAAAATCAGGTACAAAGATTTGGTATACGTCGGGGTAAGAGATGTAGAACCCCAGGAGGCTGAATTAATTAAGAAACACCGCATTCGAAATTTCACCATCAATGAAATGCGAAAAAAGGGAATTGACAAGGCCGCTGTTGAAATACTAAGCTATTTAGATCATTGCGATTTAATTTATATTTCCTTTGATGTAGACAGTATGGATCCCAAAATATCCATGGGAACGGGCACTCCGGTATCGAATGGACTTACTGAAAAAGAGGCCGGAAATTTAATTTTGCGCCTTGTCCGCAGCAGAA comes from the Bacteroidia bacterium genome and includes:
- the rocF gene encoding arginase, encoding MINIKVLEVKSEIGAGTRGASMGPDAIKIAALDFGSLYFKKEKTIEVPNENRVLYEQVKTPYAKRIRGVINMYSRVSKFVKKTLHSGHFPIILAGDHSTAGGTIAGIKAEFPDHRLGVVWIDAHADLHSPYTTPSGNLHGMPLAASLGEDNIENKMNNLDETTKELWDELKNIGEICPKIRYKDLVYVGVRDVEPQEAELIKKHRIRNFTINEMRKKGIDKAAVEILSYLDHCDLIYISFDVDSMDPKISMGTGTPVSNGLTEKEAGNLILRLVRSRKVCCFEIVEINPTLDKENLMAENAFEILQKVTNQLKNVL